From Ochotona princeps isolate mOchPri1 chromosome X, mOchPri1.hap1, whole genome shotgun sequence, one genomic window encodes:
- the LOC101525517 gene encoding diphosphoinositol polyphosphate phosphohydrolase 3-alpha-like isoform X2, with the protein MKCKPNQTRTYDPEGFKQRAACLCFRSEREDEVLLVSSSRHPDRWIVPGGGMEPEEEPCGAAVREVYEEAGVRGKLGRLLGVFEQNQARKHRTYVYVLTVTELLEDWEDSVNIGRKREWFKVDDAIKVLQCHKPVHAEYLQKLRRGGSPARGNCVASSPLPPPPPPPPPAGQL; encoded by the exons ATGAAGTGCAAGCCGAACCAGACGCGCACCTACGACCCCGAGGGCTTCAAGCAGCGCGCCGCGTGCCTGTGCTTCCGCAGCGAGCGCGAGGACGAGGTGCTGCTGGTGAGCAGCAGCCGCCACCCGGACCGCTGGATCGTGCCCGGCGGGGGCATGGAGCCCGAGGAGGAGCCGTGCGGCGCGGCCGTGCGCGAGGTGTACGAGGAGGCGGGCGTCAGGGGCAAGTTGGGCCGGCTGCTGGGCGTCTTCGAGCAGAACCAGGCCCGCAAGCACCGCACCTACGTGTATGTGCTGACCGTCACCGAGCTGCTGGAGGACTGGGAGGACTCGGTGAACATCGGCAGGAAGCGCGAGTGGTTCAAAGTCGACGATGCCATCAAGGTGCTGCAGTGCCACAAGCCGGTGCACGCCGAGTACCTGCAGAAGCTCCGGCGGGGTGGCTCCCCAGCGCGTGGCAACTGCGTGGCCTCctcgccgctgccgccgccgccgccgccgccacccccGGCCGGCCAGCTCTG A
- the LOC101525517 gene encoding diphosphoinositol polyphosphate phosphohydrolase 3-alpha-like isoform X1, whose product MKCKPNQTRTYDPEGFKQRAACLCFRSEREDEVLLVSSSRHPDRWIVPGGGMEPEEEPCGAAVREVYEEAGVRGKLGRLLGVFEQNQARKHRTYVYVLTVTELLEDWEDSVNIGRKREWFKVDDAIKVLQCHKPVHAEYLQKLRRGGSPARGNCVASSPLPPPPPPPPPAGQLCQESRLEHRSLTPGTSPVPSLIQTQVDGTPSLVNI is encoded by the exons ATGAAGTGCAAGCCGAACCAGACGCGCACCTACGACCCCGAGGGCTTCAAGCAGCGCGCCGCGTGCCTGTGCTTCCGCAGCGAGCGCGAGGACGAGGTGCTGCTGGTGAGCAGCAGCCGCCACCCGGACCGCTGGATCGTGCCCGGCGGGGGCATGGAGCCCGAGGAGGAGCCGTGCGGCGCGGCCGTGCGCGAGGTGTACGAGGAGGCGGGCGTCAGGGGCAAGTTGGGCCGGCTGCTGGGCGTCTTCGAGCAGAACCAGGCCCGCAAGCACCGCACCTACGTGTATGTGCTGACCGTCACCGAGCTGCTGGAGGACTGGGAGGACTCGGTGAACATCGGCAGGAAGCGCGAGTGGTTCAAAGTCGACGATGCCATCAAGGTGCTGCAGTGCCACAAGCCGGTGCACGCCGAGTACCTGCAGAAGCTCCGGCGGGGTGGCTCCCCAGCGCGTGGCAACTGCGTGGCCTCctcgccgctgccgccgccgccgccgccgccacccccGGCCGGCCAGCTCTG TCAAGAATCCCGTCTGGAACACAGAAGTCTCACTCCTGGAACTTCCCCTGTGCCCAGCCTTATTCAAACGCAGGTAGATGGGACTCCTAGCTTGGTCAACATTTaa